Below is a window of Dromiciops gliroides isolate mDroGli1 chromosome 5, mDroGli1.pri, whole genome shotgun sequence DNA.
TcagggtggaggtggggtgggcaCCGGCACGGGCATGGGAATTCTGTCCTgggctggagaggggagggaaaggagtaaCCCGGGGCCATCTGCACTCCCTGCCCCAGGCACCAGCATGCAccggagaggaagaggaggaggctggAGAGAGGCCTTCGCCGTCGGCCCTGGGTCCCCCCAGCCAGCTGTTTGCCCCCAAGACCCTGGTGCTGGTGTCCCGGCTGGACCATGCTGAGGTGTTCCGGGTGAGGAGGGTGCTGTGTCGGGTGGGCCTGGGCACCGCAGGGGGAGATTCCTGCCCCCCTAACCGTGGCTCCCGGCCCCTCATTTTCTGCAGAACAGCCTTGGTCTCATCTATACGGTCCACGTGGAGGGGCTGAGCGTGTCCCTGGAGAATGTCATCGGCAACCTGCTCACTTGTACCATCCCCATCACTGGGGGCTCCCAGGTGGGCCCGCGGCGTCACCGGGGCTCCCTCCCCTCGGTCCGCTGACTCCCTGGGTCTGTCTTTGTCCCTTTTGCTTTCAGGCCTCTCTCTGTCCTCTTAGTCTGGGCacgtgtctgtctgtctgtcctctcAGTTCCTGGGCACCTCTGCCCTTCGTGTGGGGGGCTCTTTCCTCGCCCCCTTATCTGATTGGTCGTGTGTCTCtaactgtgtctctctgtctgtcctgCGCAGCCGGACTCTATGGAGGAAGGAGCGGTACGGACTACTGATCCCTTCTCCCCAGGGCCCCTGTCCCTGTCCATGCCCCCCGGGGCagcctgggggggaggggtctgGGCCAGGAAATGCCACATGTGGCCCTTCAGTAGCCATAGGGCATGTCCAGGCAGGCAGTGCCCTGGACACAGGCCCCGGGGAAAGGACCTACTttagggaggggacagagaagtGTGAGGCTTGGGCGGGGCATGGGGAGCTAAGTCCAAACCCATCCTTCTCTCCAGAGGACCATCTCCCTGGGCGCCGGGGACCGGCAGGTCATCCAGACGCCTCTCACGGACTCCCTGCCGGTCAGCTGCTGTAGCGTGGCCCTGCTCTTCCGACAGCTGGGTGAGGCCCCGGCCTGGGGGCAGGTGGAGACTCAGGGGGGCTGTTGGCTGTGGGGAGAGCAGAGGGGGATGCCTGCCCTAGAGAGGTAGACTGAGGAagagccacccccccccccgagaGGAGGGATGGGGCTGTGCAGCAGTGGGGGGGGGGCCCCTCAGCCTCCCGGCTTCCACTTCCTGGGCACCGCCTGAGCCCACCCTCTGTACCTAGGTATCACCAACGTGCTGGCCTTGTTCTGCGCCGCTCTCACAGAACACAAGATCCTCTTCCTGTCCCGCAGCTACCAGCGGCTCACCGATGCTTGCCGGGGCCTGCTcgccctcctcttcccccttagATACAGGTACCAGGCTGTGCTCCCGCTGTGCTGTAttggaggtggggggcagctcCAGGATCTCTTCTGATGCCTTCCAACTGTTACAGCTTTACCTACGTGCCCATCCTGCCCGCGCAGCTCCTGGAGGTTCTCAGCACCCCCACGCCTTTCATCATTGGCGTCAACTCTCTGTTCCAGGCAGAGACCCAGGAGCTGGTGAGGAGACGTGGGCAATCGCGGCCTCccgccctgcccccaccccatccgTCCTGCTCCTATCCCAGCAGCCGGAGCACTTGGCCCTGGTCGCTAGCGGAGTGACCCTGGCCGAGTCACGCTACCTCGCGTTACCTCATCTCCAACATGGGGATCAGCCTTGAGCCAAGTGGCTGGCACACAGTGGTTATTCTGCAGTCAGCGATGCCCCAgcctccagcccctccccttcGCTGGTCCTGCTGAGCTCCCCTGGGCTTCCTCTGCCTGCGGGGCATCCCCCAAGCCCACTCACGCGCTCCTTCCCTCCTGCTCACAGCTCGACGTGATCATTGCCGACTTGGATGGGGGGACGGTCACCGTCCCTGAGTGTGTGcatatccctcccctccctgagcccCTGCACAGCCAGACTCACAGCGCCCTCTGCATGGTAAGTGAGGCCGGTGACCCTGAGTGCTGAACCAGGGCCGCTGAGGGTGATGGGGGAGTATCCTTGCGCTCCTGCGGGCTTTGGGAGGCGAGTCCTGAGCCTGGACAGGGAGGGCCCTCCTCTGGGCTGCCTCTGCAAGGGTCCAGTCACCCGTCTGTCTCTGCAGGTCCTGGATCCTGAGCTAGAGCTCGCTGACCTTGCCTTTCCTCCCCCAGCTACCTCCACCTCTTCCTTAAAAATGCAGGTATGTGTCAAGGGAGCAAGGTGCCCCCCAGGGGCACCCGCCCTGTCAGGGACAGAGGaggccccccccctccccctgccctggtCCCCAGGCTCCTCTACCAGCCTCTAAAGTCCAGCTTCCCCCAGGACAAGGAGCTCCGGGCCGTGTTCCTGCGCCTCTTTGCCCAGCTGCTCCAAGGCTATCGCTGGTGCCTGCACATTGTGCGTATCCATCCTGAGCCTGTGATCCGCTTCCACAAGGTGAGCCCCCTGGCCCCCACCCTCCAGTGCCCCCTGGAGCTGAGGGCCAGGCCCCTGACTCCATGTCTGCCCTGCAGGCTGCATTCCTGGGCCAGCGGGGCCTGGTGGAGGATGATTTCCTGCTCAAGGTGCTGGAGGGCATGGCCTTTGCCGGCTTCGTGTCGGAGCGGGGCGTCCCCTACCGGACCACTGACCTGTTTGATGAGGTAAAAGCTGctccagggtgggggtggggagctgtcCCTTTGCCGGGGTCCCCCTTCTTCCTTGACCTCCCTCTCCTCAGCTGGTGGCCAACGAGGTGAAGAGGATGCGGGCCGATGAGAACCAGCCTCACCGCATCCTGCGCCACGTGAAGGAGCTCGCGGAGCAGCTGTACAAGAATGTAGGCGGCCGTGGAGGCGGGGGTCGGGGGTTGGCATGGCCTCGGGCTGCCCAGCCCGTGGGGGTGACCCTTGCCCTTGTGCCCCTGCCAGGAGAACCCCTACCCCGCTGTGACAATGCACAAGGTTCAGAGGCCAGGGGAGGGCAGCCACCTGCGGCGGGCGCCACGCCCCTTCCCACGCCTGGATGAAAGCACCGTGCAGTGGATTATCGACCAGGCCACTGCCAAGCTACAGGGTGCACCCCCTGCCGTGCGAGCCGAGAAGAAGGCCACTGTGCCTTCGGGGCCCCCCATGGGTGAGCTCCTGTGCCAggggctggggcggggggtgggCTAGGCTGGGCAGACAGATACCACTGATGCCACTCGCTCCCCAGCTGCCATCGTCGAGCGCAATGGCGCGGTCCATGCCAATAGTGCCCGGCGGCTCGAAGTCGTCCGAAACTGCATCTCTTACGTCTTTGAGGGGAAAATGTTGGAGGCCAAGAAGGTGAGGGGGGTAGCCCGGGGGTGGCAGGCGGCCCGGGAGGGAGGCAGGGGCCCTGTGGCTGGGCCTCACTGTCCTGTGCCTCCAGCTGCTGCCGGCCGTGCTCCGGGCTCTGAAAGGTAGAGCCGCCCGCCGCTGCCTCACGCGCGAGCTCCATCTGCACGTCCAGCAGAACCGCGCCGTCCTGGACCACCAGCAGTTTGACTTTGTGGTGCGCATGATGAACTGCTGCCTGCAGGTGAGGGTCGTGACCCACGGCCAGGGCCGGCGGGCTCCCGTCCCCCCTGCCAGGCGTGACCACTGCCCATGTGTTCCCCAGGATTGCACTGCAATGGATGAGCATGGCATCGCTGCAGCCCTGCTACCCTTGGTCACAGCCTTCTGTAGGGTGAGTGACAGGCCCACGGGCTCAGCCCTGAGGGCGGGGCAGGGGCATGTCCTGGTTTCTTGGCAGAGTCACTGCCTCATCAACTCCTGCTTCCCTTTGCCCATGGATGCTCCCAGGCCTGGGGACCCTGGGCCCTGGCCCCTCCCCAGTCACCCTAAATCTGCCCTCCATGGGCAGAAGGGCCAAGCGGCCAATGTTCCTGGCAGGGTGAGCTCCCCCAAGGGGAGTGGCCTGCCTAGGGAAGTAGTGAGCTGCCTATCACCCACTGGTGGGTGTCATGTCAGGCTGGACCAGaggcctctgagctcccttctctGGAGGCCTGCCCCGCGGAGTGCTACTCCCCCTGGGGAGGCTTCTGTGGGTAACCCCGGACTGGGCCTGGTTTCTCTAGAAGCTGAGCCCTGGGGTGACACAGTTTGCGTACAGCTGCGTTCAGGAACATGTGGTGTGGAGCACCCCCCAGTTCTGGGAGGCTATGTTCTATGGGGATGTGCAGACTCACATCCGCGCCCTTTACCTGGAGCCCACTGAGGAAGAGGATGGCCCTTCAGCTAAGGTGGGAGCAAGGGAGGGGCATGGGAGCcctgcgtgtgtgcatgtgtgtgtgtgtgcctgagTGTATGCAAGCGTGTGTGGGAGTGTGTGCATAAGTGTatgtgagcatgtgtgtgtgtatgcgtgtgtatgcatgtgatgcatgtgcatgtatgtgtgtgcagaCATGTCCCTCCCAACCCCCAGGGAGCCCAGGTgagtatgtgcacacacatgtgtgtagaCATGTCCAGCCCCCAGGGAGCCCAGGTGGGTGTGTGCACACACGTGTGTAGACATGTCCAGCCCCCAGGGAGCCCGGGTGGGTGTGTGCACACACGTGTGTAGACATGTCCAGCCCCCAGGGAGCCCGGGTGGGTGTGTGCACACACGTGTGCAGACATGTCCAGCCCCCAGGGAGCCCGGGTGGGTGTGTGCACACACGTGTGTAGACATGTCCAGCCCCCAGGGAGCCCGGGTAGGTATGTGCACACACGTGTATAGACATGCCCAGCCCCCAGGGAGCCCAGGTGAGTATGTGCACACACGTGTGTAGACATGTCCAGCCCCCAGGGAGCCCAGGTGGgtgggtgtgtgcatgtgtgtgtgcagatGTGTCCCTCCCAGCCCCTGGAAGCCCCATGTGTATGGGGGGGGCTGCCCTCCTTGGAGCACCAGCCTGAGTGTCCTGTCACGGTGACAGGGGGAGGACGAGGAAGacgaggagcaggaggaggaacgGTCGGCCCTGGACGTGGCCTCAGAGCAGAGGCGCTTGTGGCCCACGCTGGGCCGGGACAAGCAGCAGGAGCTGGTGCAGAAGGAGGAGAGCACGGTGTTCAGCCAGGCCATCCACTATGCCAACCGCATGAGCTACCTCCTGCTGCCCCTGGACAGCAGCAAGAGCCGCCTGCTGCGTGAGCGGGCCGGTCTGGGCGACCTGGAGAGCATGAGCAACAGTGTGGTTACCAACAGGTGGGTGTGCGGGCACAGGCGGGGCAGACAGGCCGGGGCGGGGGGCGGGCGGGACGGGGACCACCATGCCCACCCCCTCCTCTGGGCACAGCATGGCGGGCAGCATGGCCGAGAGTTACGACACAGAGAGCGGCTTCGAGGACGCTGAGACTTCGGACGTGGCGGGAGCCGTGGTACGTTTCATCAACCGCTTTGTGGACAAGGTGTGCACCGAGAGCGGCGTCACCAGCGAGCACCTCAAAGGGCTGCACGTCATGGTGCCAGGTAGGGTATAGCAGGTGCTGGCGGGCAGGCAGTGGGACGACCCCACCCACTGGGGACCTAAGAGGACCCTCCCTCCTCCAGACATCGTCCAGATGCACATCGAGACCCTTGAGGCCGTGCACCGCGAGAGCAAGAGGCTGCCACCCATCCAGAAGGTGAGGCCAGGCACGAGCCAGGGACCAGGGAGGGCGGGTGGTGCCCGGTGCCTCAGGGCCTTGCCCCaagccctccccctcctctccctactCCAGCCCAAGCTGCTGCGGCCCAGCCTGCTCCCGGGAGAGGAGTGCGTCCTGGACGGCCTCCGTGTCTACCTGCTGCCCGACGGCCGGGAGGAGGGCTCTGGGGGCAGCCTTGGGGGGCCGGCCCTCCTGCCCGCTGAGGGGGCCGTCTTTCTCACCACCTACCGGGTCATCTTCACTGGGATGCCCACGGATCCCCTGGGTGAGGACCACTCGGGACCCCCagcctcccctccctaccccctggGCCTGATGGACATCCACCCTGGGGGGGGCCTCctgctcctctccctccctgaccCTTCTCCGTGCCCCCCAGTGGGGGAACAGGTTGTTGTCCGGTCCTTCCCAGTGGCCTCTCTCACCAAGGAGAAGCGGATCAGCGTCCAGGCTCACGTGGACCAGTTCCTGCAGGACGGGCTACAGCTTCGTTCTTGTACCTTCCAGGTCTGAGCCTCCCCATCTTCTCTGTGGCCAGCGGGGGCCCCAAgcgtctttctgtctctgccccCTACCCGCGAGCTTGGCCACAGCTCAGTTGCTGCgccctgcctccctctcccctctccctccgtGTCCACCACCCACTCGGTGCTTCTGTGGACATTCCCTGCTGCCTCAGGGTACAGAACCCCAGCCTCATGCCCAGGGGACGGTGCCGTGCAGCATTTGTCTTCCTCGGTTCTCTGCGTGTCCTTTTCTGTAAGAGCTGACCTGGTCTGTGGGCACCACCACTGGTCTCCGGGCACCACCACTGGTCTCCTTGCccagctctcctcctcctccttgtcttgGTTTTTGGTGCTTTGAAAAGCGTCCCTTCCCTTATtcagaagccccccccccccccgcccccaagtcCATCCTCTGGCCCATTGTAGGGCTCTCCCATAAACTCCCCGAGAAGTGACCCCTGTGACGTCCCACTCGTCACCTGTCTGGGAGCCGAGTGTCTTGATGCCGCGTCTCTCTCTTGGCAAATTCTCCCCTAGATGAGCTGAAGTCTGACCACTGGGGCCACCTCTGGCCTCTGGAGCCACAGTTCCCACCTtttttgccccctcccccagagatAGACATCATGCTTCTGGGAGGTGTTTTCCTATGAGACTTTCCCAATTCCTtcagccattctttttttaagtgaggcaattggggttaagtgacttgcccagggtcacacagctagtaagtgttaagtgtctgaggccggatttgagctcaggtgctctatccactgcgccatctagctgccccccatcagcCATTCTTGTGTGGAAATTCCCCATGTCTTGGTTGTCCTTATCAAAGAGTGAGGCCCCAGGGAGGGCAGGGTTCCAGCTGTGGTCTGACGGGGGCAGATGGTGCCCTGACCCCATCCTGAGTTTGGGGTTTCTGTTGGGCCTGAAAAGTCCctctgcacttagcacagggccggCACACAggcggtgcttaataaatgcttattggctggcTGGGGGAGAGCCTTTTGAACAAAGGCTGCTCCTTCATCTTCTACAATTGATTGTCAGACCCAAATGCATGTTGGTCCTACTCAAGGCTGCCTTCTTTGTTTTGGCCCTTGCCCCCTGTCGTGCCCTTTGCGACTCTGAGCACTTTCAAGAGCAGCTCAACGCTGACCCCCTAGCCACATTTTGGTTGTCGGGTGCTGACACACTGTGGTGTGTGCTGTTGATACAAAGACCAAAGCAGAAAAGCCTGAAATCTGTGGGGAGAAATACTACCTACGTGGAATCACCAGGCAGTAGATACAGTGGCACTGGGGGGACCAAGAAGGGCTGGCTGTAGAAGCTGATGCTGGGAGGAGGGAGACCAGGAGGAGGCGTGAGGACCCCACGACGAGAGATGGAGAGTAGGGGAAGGCGAGGGACATTGGATGTTGAGCTGGGCTTTAAACACAACCAGGAATTTGTGGTTGGTAGCAATGGGGAGCCACGGGAGTTTCTTGAGTAGGGGGCATTTGGTGAGAGATGGACTGCACTGGGGAAAGAGCAGTCGGGAGGCCACTGTGGGAGTGAGTGCAGGTGAGAAGAAGCAAGGCCCTGAACCAAGATGGTGGCCGTGGGTAGTCGTAGAGGCAGAAGGAACGAGATACGGTCACAGGTCAGATCTGTGAGCTCTTGGTCATCAGGGAGGTGAGAATGGTGGGAAGGGTCCATTGCAGGTGGTAGGAAGGGCAGGGCACTGACCCGGAGGAGAGCTGGGAGACGGATTCACTGCTTCTGTTTGACTGTATTGACTGTGAGATGGCTCTGGGATGTGTTGTGGGAAGGAAACAGTGAGTCGTGTGAGGATGGAGCCAAGGAGAGACTGGGCCTGCATAGGGAGCTGGGTGAGTCACAGGTGTGCAGATGATAGTGAAATCCAGGAGAGCATGGGAAGAGGCGGCAGAACCTCGAGGGATGCCCGCCCGCGTGCCCGCGTGCCCGCGTGGGTgcgaggaggaggacgaggaggactTGGAGGCCACCTGGCTGGACGGCTGTGGGGGGGACCCCGGGATGGAGAAGGCCTCCATTGAGGGATGCCAGGAGGGGCGGAGGAGCCAGGGCATGCCAGCGTCCAGCAGATGCTCTGATGCCTAGGGCCTGTGAGGAGCACTTTGTCCCCTTGGTTTAGAGCGCTTGCACGGCTGCCTCCTGTTTTAGGCATTATCCGGAATCCCAGTGACCGGAGAACAGCAGCTGGGCCCCAAGCTGCAGCTCCCTGGGGGAGGCGGCCGCCTGGCGGCTGTGGGTTCTGTACCTGCGCCCCACTGGCACTGTCCATGCCCACACTTCCTCATCCCGTGGGGGCCTGGTCTGGCCTTGCCTGCCCTCACCATtgtattttcttggttttcttagttctgcttcctcagttcctcattgtTGCTTCTGTTTTGCTTTGGTCGCCTTAGCAAAGCGATCCGACGTAGCCTCCCCTCCCGTCAGTGTGTCTAGACGTCTTTGTCAGGAGTTTGAGAAGGGCCCTGGGTCGTCTGTAGCTGCCGGGCCTGGCCCTGGCTGTGGCCGTGCCCAAGAATTCTGTCAGGGTCCTTCCTTCCTGACCTGCACTCAGACCGTGCCCTGACCTCTGACTGGCTCCCTCCACAGCTGCTGAAGATGGCATTTGACGAGGAGGTGGGCTCAGAGAGTGCCGAGGTCTTCCGAAAACATCTGCACAAGCTGCGCTACCCAGCAGACATCAAGGGGACGTTTGCTTTCACTGCCGGCTCCATCCACACAGCTGGCCGGCAGCCGCGTACAACCAAGGAGAAGAGCCCATCCCTGAGGTACCGCCCTGGCCCCTTGCCCTCAACAAGAGGCTTGTTCTGAGGTACAACCTCTAATGGGCCCTTGACACACCCACCATTGACAGACACAGCCATCTTTGGCTCAGCACCCTCACGTGCGCATCTCTGTgcgtgtgtgcacatgcatgtgtgtgtgcacgtgtctgtgtttgtgtttgcATATGCATGTCTATGTGCCTGCATGTGTCTGTgcatgcgtgcatgtgtgtgtgtgtgtcccactCCTGAAACCTAGCACCTGCCTGCTCCTCCTCTACATAGGACCCTGTCACGGAACCTAGTGAAGAATGCCAAGAAGACGATTGGTCGCCAATATGTCACTCGGAAGAAGTACAACCCCCCGAGCTGGGAGCAGCGGGGTCAACCTGTGCCCCCGGACGACCAGGAAGACGAGATCTCAggtctgggaggagggagggagacttgGGGCCtgaggggaagtggggaggggccCGACTGGCCACGAGGCCCTGCTCTCCCATTAGGGCTCCAGGCCATGGCCCCGCGTTCTGCAGGCCGCCCGGGCCCTCCGCTCTCCTGGGTCTGTGACGCTGCTCTCTGCCCTCAGTGTCGGAGGAACTGGAGCCCAGCACGCTGACGCCCACCTCAGCACTGAAACCCTCAGATCGGCTCACCATGAACAGCCTCGTGGAGCGGGCGTGCTGCCGAGACTACCAGCGCCTGGGCCTGGGCACCCTGAGCAGCAGCCTAAGTCGTGCCAAGTCCGAGCCCTTCAGGGTCACTCCTGTCAACCGCATGTATGCCATCTGCCGCAGGTGAGCTCCCGTGCTGGGCCTCAGTGATGGGAAGGGCAGAGGGCATGGGGCAGAATCTGGTGGTTAAGTGCTGTGGCGGAGGCTGGGGTGGAGGGCTGGAAAGAGATTGGTCAGTGGAGATGAGAAGGGCTGGAGAAGCAGGTTCAGGGAGTCGGGAGCGCAGGGTAAAGGTTAGGGGTGGAGGGAGACTGCAGAGAGCCTTGGCTTAAAGATGTGTCCAGAATTCATGGGATGAGCTCCCCCAAGGAGAGAGAGGCAGCCCAGCATAGAGCTGGGAACGGCAGCCAGAGGAAAAGCCAAGGAGTGAGCAGCAGCTTGGGCCTCTGCTGTTCCAGGGGTGCTGGCTGGACAGTTGAGACTCTGGGAGGGAAACTTGGGGTGTGGAGCAAATCAGTAGAGAGTCTTGGGTTAGCCCAGTGGTGGCCCAGGATGGAGAGTCCCAGAGAAAGTCTGGGGACTGAGCATTTTGGAGGTGACTGTGAAGAGTGGGTCAGAGTAGAGACAGTGGGAGCCAGCTCTTGGGGTGCTACTGAGGGAGTGGGAGCAAGGAGAGAGAGGCAACTGCCTGCAGAGAGAGGGAGCTGCAGTGGGTACTGGAGCTGGGGGGGTGCTGGCTCAGCTGCTGGGGCCAGAGTGTCCCAGAGTCAGCATGAGAGGAGGCAAAGACCTGTCCTGGAGCGAGGAAGCCTGGGGGCCCAGCCCAGCTGTGGCTTCTCTGGCTGAGTCCTGTGGCTCACAGGCCCTGAATGTTGTGCTCACCCTGTTGGGCCCCATGCAAAGAGTCCTGGGTCTGGCCGCTATCCCAGCGTCCGCTTTCTGTAGCTGAATCAGTGTCGGGAAACGtctggggagtggggtgggtgcTGCTGCTGCCTTGTCCCGTCCCCAGCTGCTCTGTTCCTGGGTGAAGCTTTCCACGCCCTGTAGTTTGGAGGTTAGGAGCGCGTGGCATGATGTCAGCCCCATTTCGTGTGGGTCTGTATCCTGGCCCAGCTTGCTCTGAGGTAGGGCCTGGGAGTTTGTGTCTGTAGTCTTGGGGCTGGCGGCACCACGACAGGTAGAGAGAGGCCTTGGACACTTCCCGGCTGCAGGGTCTTTcgccctctgcctcagttttcttcagctataaagtgggcctccctcccagggttaatATTTAACAAAGACTGACCTTCTTCCTCCCCGCCTCTCTCCAGAAATGTGTAGAGCACCACTTCAGTCAGCAGCCACAGGCAGGAGTCACAGAAAGGGAAGGGTGGGTTTCAGCAGGGCCCAGTCAGGGGCCAGGGGCTCGGGGGAAGAGAGTGCGCCGCTGGGCTGTCCTACCTACTGGGTCACAGTCAGGGCTGGGGGGAGGCAGGCCAATGGCCTGGGGAAGCAGCTGGACCTTGGGCCCCAGCTGTCACTGTGAGGCCACCGGCAAGCTCACTACCAGAATGCCCTGGCAGCCTTTCATGGGAAAAAGATCTGGAACCACGAGCAAGTCAGCTTGCTCCCGGCTCTCTCGTGGCTCGGCCGAGGGCAGCAATGGCCCTTTGGCCTTCCAGCGGGTGGACGAGGGGAGCCTGGATGGGGGAGGTGGAGAGACCAGCCACATGAGAGCGTTGGCTGGGCCGGAGGGGGCTGGCCCCAGAGGGTGGGAAGGACGATGCACTGAACACGAGAGCCATCGCAAAGTGCCGCACTGGAGGGCCCGTGAGGACACGGGCAGCCCCGCATGGCCTGGGCACCCCATGTGAGCTTCTGCCTCCTCTTGGCCTCCAGCTACCCGGGGCTGCTGATTGTACCCCAGACCATCCAGGACAACACCCTGCAGCGCATATCTCGCTGTTACCGTCAGAACCGCTTCCCTGTGGTGTGCTGGCGCAGCAGTCGTTCGAAGGCGGTGCTGCTGCGCTCGGGAGGACTGCACGGCAAAGGAGTGGTGGGCCTCTTCAAAGCTCAGAACGCACCGTCCCCAGGTGACAGCCTGACCGGCCCGGGCCCCAAGGGGGTGGGGGGCCTTCTCCAGGCGTCACGCATTCCCTCGCCTCCCCTCCTGGATCAGACCCATCCCGTGGGAGGGCTCTGGGGAGCAGAGAGGGTCCCGCCTGCCCAGGGACACACTGGCCTGTcagcacacacatgtgtatgtgcgcCCATCCCTCAGACCCCCCATCTGCTCTCCCCCCTTCCAGGTCAGTCCCAGGCTGACTCCAGCAGTCTAGAGCAGGAGAAGTACCTCCAGGCAGTAGTGAGCGCCATGCCCCGCTACGCAGACGCTGCTTCTGGGCGCAATACCCTCAGTGGCTTCACGTCTATGCACATGGCGAGTCACGGTGAGTGCCCGGGGGCCTCTGGCCATCCCTGCCACCAGCTCCAGCACCCAGCCCACAGTAGATGCTTGGGCACTGGGCACAGGGCCTGAGGTATGGGCTGGGGAGGACATGATGCCCCCCATGGGCAGGCACTTGGGCTGACTGCTCCACTGCCTGGCTCTGCTAAACCAGCCACAAAGGAGACTGGTATACTCAGGGGTGGCATCTTTGAGGGCAGCTGTTCCTGCATCCCCAGTACAGTGCTCAGTATaccgtaggtgcttaataagtgtctgggggGGTTTTCTTAGCCCAATGGTTAGCTGCCAAGGTGTGAGGTCACATGGCATTGACTCACAGCTGCTTTTGTCCCGGGTTGGGGATGTGTTAGGACAGAAGAGGCTCCGCCCCTGCTGGGGCAGAGGAGGCCTTCTGCAGAAGGGGCCAGCCGCGAGGCGCCCAGAAGGCATCAAGGTCACCCATCAGGGTGTCTGAAGGGTAGACCATGTAGCAGCGGGCGATGTTGGAAAACCTAGTGGTTCTGGGCTGGGGAGGCCCAGCATGGAGCTGAGGACCAGGGGCTCTGCAGGAGGCCCCTCAGAGCCGGCTGGCCTCTGAGCAAGCTGGGGCAGGGCCGCCCCTGGCAGCGGGATCCACGGGACACCTGTTTGGGGGGCCAGGCCTCTGGCTGGTTCTACCCCTCCCAGCTCTCTTCAGCTCTTCTCTCAGCCAAGTGTCACCTCCTTTGTACAGCCAGTTGAGTTTGGAGTGCATCTGGGCCTCCCTCCCTGGCTACGCTCACCCCCCAGGGGCCTCCCGGGCCTTTTCCCACCCATCAGACCTGACCTCCCATGGTCTGTTGAGCCCAGCAAGAAGGCGGCCCCCACCCTCCAAGCGAGGGGCCGAGGCTGCTCCTAAAGCCTTGGCCTGCTGGGAGAGGCACTCAGGAGGGCGGGCCTCCTTGGGCTTTGGTGGAGGAGACAGGAGAGGAGGCCTCCCCAATGGCTGCTACCCGGGGGCGGGGCCTGAGTCTTCTCTTTGTGCTGTGCCCCCCCCAGCACCCAGTCCCAGAGCCAGGGTCACTACTCTGTCCAACCCCACGACAGCATCAGTCACCAGACGGACTGCTCCCCGAGGTACCGTAAGCCCTGGGCACTAACTCTGCCTGTGTCCCCCTCACCACCCCAGGCCATTAACTCACCCCCTCTCTGTGTCCCTCACTGAGCCGAGCTGCAGACGCCCCCATCATCTGTGCACTGACTCGGCCCCGGCCACACCAGCCAGCAAACACGCGTCTCTGCCCTCGGTGCGCTCTCGACACCCAGGGCACTAAATCGGAGGCGCTGCCCCTCCGGC
It encodes the following:
- the SBF1 gene encoding myotubularin-related protein 5 isoform X3; the protein is MARLADYFVLVAFGPGPRAGSGEGQGQILQRFPEKDWEDNPFPQGIELFCQPSGWQLCPERNPPTFFIAVLTDINSERHYCACLTFWEPVEPSQAPACTGEEEEEAGERPSPSALGPPSQLFAPKTLVLVSRLDHAEVFRNSLGLIYTVHVEGLSVSLENVIGNLLTCTIPITGGSQPDSMEEGARTISLGAGDRQVIQTPLTDSLPVSCCSVALLFRQLGITNVLALFCAALTEHKILFLSRSYQRLTDACRGLLALLFPLRYSFTYVPILPAQLLEVLSTPTPFIIGVNSLFQAETQELLDVIIADLDGGTVTVPECVHIPPLPEPLHSQTHSALCMVLDPELELADLAFPPPATSTSSLKMQDKELRAVFLRLFAQLLQGYRWCLHIVRIHPEPVIRFHKAAFLGQRGLVEDDFLLKVLEGMAFAGFVSERGVPYRTTDLFDELVANEVKRMRADENQPHRILRHVKELAEQLYKNENPYPAVTMHKVQRPGEGSHLRRAPRPFPRLDESTVQWIIDQATAKLQGAPPAVRAEKKATVPSGPPMAAIVERNGAVHANSARRLEVVRNCISYVFEGKMLEAKKLLPAVLRALKGRAARRCLTRELHLHVQQNRAVLDHQQFDFVVRMMNCCLQDCTAMDEHGIAAALLPLVTAFCRKLSPGVTQFAYSCVQEHVVWSTPQFWEAMFYGDVQTHIRALYLEPTEEEDGPSAKGEDEEDEEQEEERSALDVASEQRRLWPTLGRDKQQELVQKEESTVFSQAIHYANRMSYLLLPLDSSKSRLLRERAGLGDLESMSNSVVTNSMAGSMAESYDTESGFEDAETSDVAGAVVRFINRFVDKVCTESGVTSEHLKGLHVMVPDIVQMHIETLEAVHRESKRLPPIQKPKLLRPSLLPGEECVLDGLRVYLLPDGREEGSGGSLGGPALLPAEGAVFLTTYRVIFTGMPTDPLVGEQVVVRSFPVASLTKEKRISVQAHVDQFLQDGLQLRSCTFQLLKMAFDEEVGSESAEVFRKHLHKLRYPADIKGTFAFTAGSIHTAGRQPRTTKEKSPSLRTLSRNLVKNAKKTIGRQYVTRKKYNPPSWEQRGQPVPPDDQEDEISVSEELEPSTLTPTSALKPSDRLTMNSLVERACCRDYQRLGLGTLSSSLSRAKSEPFRVTPVNRMYAICRSYPGLLIVPQTIQDNTLQRISRCYRQNRFPVVCWRSSRSKAVLLRSGGLHGKGVVGLFKAQNAPSPGQSQADSSSLEQEKYLQAVVSAMPRYADAASGRNTLSGFTSMHMASHGKWGSIRASGRSSGPSLGVDVGSRLAGKDLLVPPQPNGAPSEPGFLRPQRAALYIIGDKAQLKGVRPDPLQQWELVPIEVFEVRQVKASFKKLLKACVPGCPAGEQSPASYLRSLEESEWLIQIHKLLQVSVLVVELLDSGSSVLVSLEDGWDITTQVVSLVQLLSDPYYRTLEGFRLLVEKEWLSFGHRFTHRGAHTLAGQSSGFAPIFLQFLDCVHQVHLQFPMEFEFSQFYLKFLSYHHVSHRFRTFLLDSDYERIELGLLYDEKGERKSQQACKSVWEYVERLSKKTPVFYNYMYAPEDTEVLRPYSNVSNLKVWDFYTRETLAEGPPYDWELAQGPPEPPEEERPDGGAPQSRRRVIWPCYDSRLRAQPDAISRLLEELQRLETELGRPSERWKDTWDRVKAAQRSEARQDGRSTPSSLLMSSVSHHRRSLGVYLQEGPVGSTLSLSLDSDQSSGSTPSSGRQAARRSTSTLYSQFQTAESENRSYEGTLYKKGAFMKPWKARWFVLDKTKHQLRYYDHRVDTDCKGVIDLAEVESVTPGTPTMGAPKTVDEKAFFDVKTTRRVYNFCAQDVHLAQQWVDRLQSCLSDA